Genomic segment of Buchnera aphidicola (Brachycaudus tragopogonis):
TTACAGACATAATCATTTTATTAAAATAAGAGTTAATTACAAAATTCTCTGGAATTTTATTGCAAATAAGCGAATGATAGCGAGCAACAGGCAGCGGTTGCGGCATGCCTCTAAACATCTCTACACCATCGTGGTTGATTAAAGATGCCTTTCCATGGAATATCTCACCTGCGTGTCCAATCATGCCGCCATAAGCTTCTACAATCGCCTGGTGTCCTAAACAAATTCCTATTATAGGCAGATTACCCTTCACTCGTTTAATTAATTTCAACATACACCCAGCGTCTCGGGGCAAACCTGGTCCGGGTGATAACATTAAAATAGGATTTTTTAATTTGTTTAGTGCTCTTAAAATAATTTTTATATCAACAGTATTGCGATAAATTAATACATTATTTTTCTGATTCCTCAGTTGCTCGACAAGATTATACGTAAAGGAATCTATATTATCTAAAAGTAAAATATTTGCCATTATTTAAAAAATTCCTCTTGAACAATGAGCCTTTTTTATCGCATTTATTACAGCTTGTGCTTTATTCAAACTTTCAGTCACTTCGTCTTCAGGTTTCGAATTGAAAACAATGCCGGCACCTGCTTGAATCGTAGCAATATCTTTTTCTATATATGCCGATCGTATTGTGATACATGTATCCAAATTCCCCGAATCAGTAAAGTAACCTATCGCGCCTCCATAACTCCCCCGTCTTTCTTTTTCATATGCTGCAATTAATTGCATCGCTCGCACTTTGGGTGCACCGGTTAGTGTTCCCATATTCATACAGGCAGCATAAGCGTGAAGCGCATCTAATCCATTTTTTAATTTTCCAACGACCTTGGAAACCAGATGCATGACATGGGAATACTTATCAACTTTTACTAATTCTGAAACATATCTCGAACCCGGTTCACAAATGCGCGCAAGATCATTGCGTGCCAAATCTACCAACATTAAATGTTCGGCCAATTCTTTATGATTGGTTCTCATTTCGAGTTCTATTCTACTATCCAAATCTAAATTGAGAGATCCATCTTTGTTTCTTCCCCGAGGCCTAGTGCCGGCTATCGGATATAATTCAATTTGTTGTGTTTTTTCATCATATTTTAAAGAACTTTCTGGTGAAGCACCAAATAAGGTGAAATCTTCATCTTGCATAAAAAACATATAAGGGCTAGGATTGCTTTTTTTTAATTCCTGATAAGCAGATAATGCATTGGTACACGGCAAGAAAAATTTTCGAGATGGTACGACTTGAAAAATTTCACCTTGTTGAATTAATATTTGTAATTGTTTAATAATAGAACAATATTCGAAATCATTCATATTTGAAGTTAATTGAATATTGTTAATTTTATGTTGGGGAATTAGATTTAGTTCCTGTCCGAGTTGTTTTTCTATTTCTTCTGATCTTTTTGCAATTCTTTTCTTCTCATCTGCATTTTTAGTAAATATACTATTTTGAATTAAACATGTTTTGTTTTGATGATCCATTACTAAAAGGGTTTCAGCTAAATAAAAACAAAAATCTGGACATTTGTGTTTTCTTTCCAGTATAGGCAACGATTCAAAATTAGAGATCAGATCATAGGAAAAGAGACCACCAAAAAAAATAGCTTTGTTTCGTTTTTCCGTGTTTTTAAAAATCTTCATGATGAATCTAAACGAATCAAATATTGATAATGAAAAAATTTTTTTAT
This window contains:
- a CDS encoding anthranilate synthase component 1; amino-acid sequence: MQNSAHEIEIIQRQAPYHLDPTKVFNHLCGSRSATLLLETAEVNKKNDLESIMIIDSAMRICAQNNSVELTALSINGANILHILKKNLDEDKKIQVSETSQNLNIIFPIIEKNLDEDKKIFSLSIFDSFRFIMKIFKNTEKRNKAIFFGGLFSYDLISNFESLPILERKHKCPDFCFYLAETLLVMDHQNKTCLIQNSIFTKNADEKKRIAKRSEEIEKQLGQELNLIPQHKINNIQLTSNMNDFEYCSIIKQLQILIQQGEIFQVVPSRKFFLPCTNALSAYQELKKSNPSPYMFFMQDEDFTLFGASPESSLKYDEKTQQIELYPIAGTRPRGRNKDGSLNLDLDSRIELEMRTNHKELAEHLMLVDLARNDLARICEPGSRYVSELVKVDKYSHVMHLVSKVVGKLKNGLDALHAYAACMNMGTLTGAPKVRAMQLIAAYEKERRGSYGGAIGYFTDSGNLDTCITIRSAYIEKDIATIQAGAGIVFNSKPEDEVTESLNKAQAVINAIKKAHCSRGIF
- a CDS encoding glutamine amidotransferase-related protein (Members of this family of hydrolases with an active site Cys residue belong to MEROPS family C26.), giving the protein MANILLLDNIDSFTYNLVEQLRNQKNNVLIYRNTVDIKIILRALNKLKNPILMLSPGPGLPRDAGCMLKLIKRVKGNLPIIGICLGHQAIVEAYGGMIGHAGEIFHGKASLINHDGVEMFRGMPQPLPVARYHSLICNKIPENFVINSYFNKMIMSVRNNLDYVCGFQFHPESILTTCGDQLLEKIIHWVSLKYA